The Nicotiana tomentosiformis chromosome 9, ASM39032v3, whole genome shotgun sequence genome contains the following window.
CTTGGGTTTTGATTCATCCGTAGTGTCACTATCATGTCTGGCTTCTCCGTTTTGTTCTTCCAAAGTCCTTTTCTTTTCACTCCCCGGTGTTGATTTTGGTGTGGGACTACTCGATGGAGTCTTTACCACTTGAGGGGAAGCTGTCGAAGGATCACCTCTCTGTAATCCTCCAAGCAGGGGCGGCTCAATAGAATTAATAGCCTAAAACAAAATCTTAGTAAAATATTTCATTTACTTCATATACTAATGAGACACAAAAGGACTTGCTTATCTATGGATCAGTAAAACAAGACAAAGAGAAATAACCAGAATCAATTTTTATCATTCATCCAAACAACTTCAACCAATTTAAAAAGGAGGAATCATATACCTAATATAGTGATACATATTTAAGCAATGACATTAATGGCCTTACCTTTGAGCCCACTCTGCTTCCAAGTTTTCGAGGTGTTGACACTAGAGGTGGAGGAGGTGGTGGCggaggagggggagggggagctGGGACTTTTGATGTTTGTGGGGATTGATTGCTTATTGATTTAAGCCTTGACATATCTGGTGGAGGTGGTGGTGATGAGAATTTCGCCCTTTGTGGCACATAAGATAGCGCTTGCTTCTTATGTTGCAATGTATGATCTTCTAGAAATTCTGTCAAATGATCTGGCTGTGGTGGTGGAGGAGGAGAAGCTGAATTTTGCTTAATTGATGGTATTATAGCGCGTTTTATATCAGGGGATGAACCCGAAAGGGACAATCTTGGAGATGTTCTTTTTGAATGAGGGATAGATTTATTCACATGATTTTCTACTCTAGATTGCTTGTCTATGCTAGTTGTACATGGAGTGTAAAATGTGGTGTTCTCATTCTCCTCATCAGATAATGACATTCTCGGGGGCGAATTAATTATAGGAGGGACTGTGGAATTTCTCAATGGTGGAAGTGGATGAAGTTCTGGACTTGGTCTATACCTATCTGATATTTTAACAGAGGTCAGTTTTCTGTAAGGGGAAGAATTAGCAACATTGGATTGGTTGACTGATGTGTTGTTGGCTGATGGTTCAACTGTACCAATGTAAAGAAAATTGGAAGGTGGCATTCTTGATTCTTGATTGGTTCTTTGAGAATTGTTGTTACCAACAAGCTTTTGAGTTTCATCAGGTTGTTTAACACTGTGCTTGTAGATGTAGAATGCTAAAGCAGATAACATTCCTAAGGTGACAACCCCAACTGATATTGCAATAGCCAGTTTCTTGGTTGGATTTTGTGGCTGAGGAGCAATAGGGCGTGAAATTGGAGTCCCATAATTGGCTTGAATTGGTGGAGATTGTTGTTGTGTTTGATCTGAAGTTGGCACTGTGGGAACTTCTGGGAAAAAGGGTTGGTCTGGGCTAGGAAAAGTGGGTTCAGAAGATACTTCTGAATTTGGTGGTGGAGATGAAGTAACTGGAAAGAGTGGCTGGTGCAAAATTCTTCTTGTTTTTTCCTTGCCATTGAAATCTTGAATTTGGGTCTCTGCTACTCCAATTATTAATTGAGTAGTAAAAGAACAAAGAAGTAGTAATAGTATGAAGAAGTTGCTCAAGAAATGAACTTTCATTGTGTTGTTTTTCAATGTGTTTATTTTGCTTTCTCTCTAATTCATGTTTGATTTTGTTACCACAATCTTGAGTGGTCATTCAAGATGTAGAGAAAGAAAGAAGCTTCTCTGAGCTGCAAGATGTGGGATGTACTAGCAGCATAGTAGCCGCACTTTCTCTTTTTTAAGTGGTGCCTAAATGGTAGAGTGTAATTGAATTGGAAAAGGACCGCGTTGGGTATCTTTTCTTGTCCACAGAAAAACCACATTtatgatttttttatttaaatgtaCAATGCGGCTTCTTATTCGTTATTCGATACTTCTATCGGAATCTGATTAAATTTGACTCGCACTGAAAAGTTTTAGACTGATAAATACTCCCTAACAATGATAATTTTATATTCAAAATTCAAACCCAAAATTATACTTATCACTCTATCACAACCGAAAATTATCATTTTATTAGTATAGTATTTGCCCAAGTGCTTCATTCCTGTTGCCGTCAAAACTAAAGTCTACCTACACATATATTTAATTTTGGCTTCTTCTAATTGTTAGGGAAAACTACAAAAATCATTTTATGACGCCTTCAATTTCAATGGTTTGATTTATTTCTCACTGGCATAAGGAAACATGCGTAAAGCATTTTATGTCGATCTGTCCGTCTCTTCAATTTTAAAGATAGGCACGAACGTCTTAAGAAGGGATTAATATTTTCTaccaaaaaattatttattttttaagctC
Protein-coding sequences here:
- the LOC104111705 gene encoding formin-like protein 6 isoform X2 → MKVHFLSNFFILLLLLCSFTTQLIIGVAETQIQDFNGKEKTRRILHQPLFPVTSSPPPNSEVSSEPTFPSPDQPFFPEVPTVPTSDQTQQQSPPIQANYGTPISRPIAPQPQNPTKKLAIAISVGVVTLGMLSALAFYIYKHSVKQPDETQKLVGNNNSQRTNQESRMPPSNFLYIGTVEPSANNTSVNQSNVANSSPYRKLTSVKISDRYRPSPELHPLPPLRNSTVPPIINSPPRMSLSDEENENTTFYTPCTTSIDKQSRVENHVNKSIPHSKRTSPRLSLSGSSPDIKRAIIPSIKQNSASPPPPPQPDHLTEFLEDHTLQHKKQALSYVPQRAKFSSPPPPPDMSRLKSISNQSPQTSKVPAPPPPPPPPPPPPLVSTPRKLGSRVGSKRGDPSTASPQVVKTPSSSPTPKSTPGSEKKRTLEEQNGEARHDSDTTDESKPKLKPLHWDKVRATSERATVWDQLKSSSFQLNEDMMESLFGCNNSANSAPTDTTRKSVRPPVEKENSVLDPKKSQNIAIMLRALNVTKDEVSEALLDGNAEGLGPELLETLVKMTPTKEEEIKLRDYNGDTSKLGSAERFLKAILDIPFAFKRVEAMLYRANFDAEVKDLRKSFQALEEASRELKNSRLFFKLLEAVLRAGNRMNVGTNRGDARSFKLETLLKLIDIKGTDRKTTLLHFVVQEIIRSEGLGSDTKDDNLPNISNINFKEEEFKKQGLQVVAGLSRELGNVKKAAGMDSDVLSGYVSKLEAGLVKARSILQYEKKGTEGNFFESMKVFLKEAEDGIVRIKAEERKALSMVKEVTEYFHGDAAKEEAHPLRIFVIVRDFLSILDSVCKDVRMMQDRTMVGAARSFRIAATTSLPVLNRYNASQDRCGDDDSLSP
- the LOC104111705 gene encoding formin-like protein 6 isoform X1 codes for the protein MKVHFLSNFFILLLLLCSFTTQLIIGVAETQIQDFNGKEKTRRILHQPLFPVTSSPPPNSEVSSEPTFPSPDQPFFPEVPTVPTSDQTQQQSPPIQANYGTPISRPIAPQPQNPTKKLAIAISVGVVTLGMLSALAFYIYKHSVKQPDETQKLVGNNNSQRTNQESRMPPSNFLYIGTVEPSANNTSVNQSNVANSSPYRKLTSVKISDRYRPSPELHPLPPLRNSTVPPIINSPPRMSLSDEENENTTFYTPCTTSIDKQSRVENHVNKSIPHSKRTSPRLSLSGSSPDIKRAIIPSIKQNSASPPPPPQPDHLTEFLEDHTLQHKKQALSYVPQRAKFSSPPPPPDMSRLKSISNQSPQTSKVPAPPPPPPPPPPPPLVSTPRKLGSRVGSKAINSIEPPLLGGLQRGDPSTASPQVVKTPSSSPTPKSTPGSEKKRTLEEQNGEARHDSDTTDESKPKLKPLHWDKVRATSERATVWDQLKSSSFQLNEDMMESLFGCNNSANSAPTDTTRKSVRPPVEKENSVLDPKKSQNIAIMLRALNVTKDEVSEALLDGNAEGLGPELLETLVKMTPTKEEEIKLRDYNGDTSKLGSAERFLKAILDIPFAFKRVEAMLYRANFDAEVKDLRKSFQALEEASRELKNSRLFFKLLEAVLRAGNRMNVGTNRGDARSFKLETLLKLIDIKGTDRKTTLLHFVVQEIIRSEGLGSDTKDDNLPNISNINFKEEEFKKQGLQVVAGLSRELGNVKKAAGMDSDVLSGYVSKLEAGLVKARSILQYEKKGTEGNFFESMKVFLKEAEDGIVRIKAEERKALSMVKEVTEYFHGDAAKEEAHPLRIFVIVRDFLSILDSVCKDVRMMQDRTMVGAARSFRIAATTSLPVLNRYNASQDRCGDDDSLSP